From a region of the Agromyces ramosus genome:
- a CDS encoding sensor histidine kinase, protein MPAADWRVARVAPQRRATVTRAQVETITARALGLFGLVFGAQTVPLALEQSAALVDGTGAALMAVLYGSIVALAVATITKVAVRVACLAFAGLFVAALLAWPFLVDDAAALADSTPWLYYLLTVATTAAVVALRPLWAAAYTFVVPAVYGVIRLSPAGGAVEPLLAVLDAMYAVVLGVVVLAIVTMLRQAAEAVDSAQEAALQRYDVAARQHANEIERVKIDALVHDSVLTTLLSAAAAVTPEQQALAARMARDAVKRLDEASANGPRAFDRVGLPVLVRRLRAALTTFSTPFTVRVVNAGGVELPVEAVEALYTASVQAMVNSLQHADEPGRQARRELRIRGVRAGGCVIEIADNGAGFDPARVPAERLGLRVSIEERMANAGGTAEVTSRPGHGTTITVAWPAGAGGSA, encoded by the coding sequence ATGCCCGCCGCTGACTGGCGGGTGGCGCGCGTTGCGCCGCAGCGCCGCGCCACGGTGACGCGAGCGCAGGTCGAGACGATCACCGCGCGGGCACTCGGCCTCTTCGGCCTCGTGTTCGGAGCCCAGACCGTCCCGCTCGCGCTCGAGCAGTCCGCGGCCCTCGTCGACGGCACTGGTGCAGCGCTCATGGCGGTGCTGTACGGCTCGATCGTGGCGCTCGCCGTGGCGACCATCACGAAGGTCGCGGTGCGGGTCGCCTGCCTCGCGTTCGCCGGGCTGTTCGTTGCCGCGCTGCTCGCGTGGCCGTTCCTCGTCGACGACGCGGCGGCGCTCGCCGACAGCACCCCGTGGCTCTACTACCTCCTCACCGTCGCGACGACCGCAGCGGTCGTCGCGCTGCGGCCGCTGTGGGCGGCCGCGTACACCTTCGTCGTTCCGGCCGTCTACGGGGTCATCCGCCTGAGCCCCGCGGGCGGCGCCGTCGAGCCGCTCCTCGCCGTGCTCGATGCGATGTACGCGGTCGTCCTCGGCGTCGTCGTCCTCGCGATCGTCACGATGCTCCGGCAGGCGGCCGAAGCGGTCGACTCCGCGCAGGAGGCGGCGCTCCAGCGCTACGACGTCGCGGCGCGCCAGCACGCCAACGAGATCGAACGGGTCAAGATCGACGCGCTCGTGCACGACAGCGTGCTCACGACGCTGTTGTCGGCTGCGGCGGCGGTCACGCCCGAGCAGCAGGCGCTCGCCGCCCGCATGGCGCGCGACGCGGTCAAGCGCCTCGACGAGGCGAGCGCGAACGGACCGCGAGCATTCGACCGCGTCGGCCTGCCGGTGCTCGTGCGCCGGTTGCGGGCGGCCCTGACGACGTTCAGCACTCCGTTCACCGTGCGCGTGGTCAATGCCGGTGGTGTCGAGCTGCCCGTCGAGGCCGTCGAGGCGCTGTACACCGCCTCGGTGCAGGCGATGGTCAACAGCCTCCAGCATGCCGATGAGCCCGGCCGGCAGGCACGGCGCGAACTCCGCATCCGTGGTGTGCGCGCCGGCGGCTGCGTCATCGAGATCGCCGACAACGGCGCCGGTTTCGATCCGGCCCGGGTCCCCGCCGAGCGGCTCGGGCTCCGCGTCTCGATCGAGGAGCGGATGGCGAATGCCGGCGGCACCGCCGAGGTGACGTCGCGCCCCGGCCACGGCACCACCATCACCGTGGCGTGGCCCGCCGGTGCAGGAGGCAGCGCATGA